The genomic window ctGGGTAatctctgtatccaggctgtatatctgggtaacctctgtatccaggctgtatagctgggtaatctctgtatccaggctgtatatctgggtaacctctgtatccaggctgtatagctgggtaacctctgtatccaggctgggtaacctctgtatccaggctgtatatctgggtaacctctgtatccaggctgtatagctgggtaacctctgtgtccaggctgtatagctgggtaacctctgtatccaggctgtatagctgggtaacctctgtatccaggctgtatagctgggtagcctctgtatccaggctgggtaacctctgtatccaggctgtatagctgggtaacctctgtatccaggctgtatagctgggtaacctctgtatccaggctgtatagctgggtaacctctgtatccaggctgtatatctgggtaacctctgtatccaggctgtatagctaggtaacctctgtatccaggctgggtaacctctgtatccaggctgtatagctgggtaacctctgtatccaggctgtatagctgggtaacctctgtatccaggctgtatagctgggtaacctctgtatccaggctgtatagctgggtaacatctgtatccaggctgtatagctgggtaacttctgtatccaggctgtatagctgggtaacctctgtatccaggctgtatatctgggtaacctctgtatccaggctgtatatctgggtaacctctgtatccaggctgggtaacctctgtatccaggctgtatagcagggtaacctctgtatccaggctgtatatctgggtaacctctgtatccaggctgtatatctgggtaacctctgtatccaggctgtatagctgggtaacctctgtatccaggctgtatagctgggtaacctctgtatccaggctgtatatctgggtaacctctgtatccaggctgtatagctgggtaacctctgtatccaggctgtatagctgggtaacctctgtatccaggctgtatagctgggtaacctctgtatccaggctgtatatctgggtaacctctgtatccaggctgtatagctgggtaacttctgtatccaggctgtatatctGGGTATTCTCTGTATCCaggctgggtaacctctgtatccaggctgggtaacctctgtatccaggctgtatatctGGGTATTCTCTGTATCCAGGCTGGGTAACTTCTGTATCCaggctgggtaacctctgtatccaggctgtatatctGGGTATTCTCTGTATCCaggctgggtaacctctgtatccaggctgtatatctgggtaacctctgtatccaggctgtatatctgggtaacctctgtatccaggctgtatagctgggtaacctctgtatccaggctgggtaacctctgtatccaggctgtatatctgggtaacctctgtatccaggctgtatagctgggtaacctctgtatccaggctgtatagctgggtaacctctgtatccaggctgtatagctaggTAACCTCTGTATACaggctgggtaacctctgtatccaggctgtatagctgggtaacctctgtatccaggctgtatagctgggtaatctctgtatccaggctgtatagcagggtaacctctgtatccaggctgtatagcagggtaacctctgtatccaggctgtatagctgggtaacttatgtatccaggctgtatatctGGGTAACTtatgtatccaggctgtatagctgggtaacctctgtatccaggctgtatagctgggtaacctctgtatccaggctgtatagctgggtaacctctgtatccaggctgtatatctgggtaacctctgtatccaggctgtatatctGGGTAatctctgtatccaggctgtatatctgggtaacctctgtatccaggctgtatagctgggtaatctctgtatccaggctgtatagctgggtaatctctgtatccaggctgtatagctgggtaatctctgtatccaggctgtatatctgggtaacctctgtatccaggctgtatagctgggtaacctctgtatccaggctgggtaacctctgtatccaggctgtatatctgggtaacctctgtatccaggctgtatagctgggtaacctctgtttccaggctgtatagctaggTAACCTCTGtgtccaggctgtatagctgggtaacctctgtatccaggctgtatagctgggtaacctctgtatccaggctgtatagctgggtagcctctgtatccaggctgggtaacctctgtatccaggctgtatagctgggtaacctctgtatccaggctgtatagctgggtagcctctgtatccaggctgggtaacctctgtatccaggctgtatagctgggtaacctctgtatccaggctgtatagctgggtaacctctgtatccaggctgtatagctgggtaacctctgtatccaggctgtatatctgggtaacctctgtatccaggctgtatagctaggtaacctctgtatccaggctgggtaacctctgtatccaggctgtatagctgggtaacctctgtatccaggctgtatagctgggtaacttctgtatccaggctgtatatctgggtaacctctgtatccaggctgggtaacctctgtatccaggctgtatagcagggtaacctctgtatccaggctgtatatctgggtaacctctgtatccaggctgtatagctgtgtaacctctgtatccaggctgtatatctgggtaacctctgtatccaggctgtatagctgggtaacctctgtatccaggctgtatagctgggtaacctctgtatccaggctgtatatctgggtaacctctgtatccaggctgtatagcagggtaacctctgtatccaggctgtatagctgggtaacctctgtatccaggctgtatagctgggtaaactctgtatccaggctgtatagctgggtaacctctgtatccaggctgtatatctgggtaacctctgtatccaggctgtatagctgggtaacttctgtatccaggctgtatatctGGGTATTCTCTGTATCCaggctgggtaacctctgtatccaggctgggtaacctctgtatccaggctgtatatctGGGTATTCTCTGTATCCAGGCTGGGTAACTTCTGTATCCaggctgggtaacctctgtatccaggctgtatatctGGGTATTCTCTGTATCCaggctgggtaacctctgtatccaggctgtatatctgggtaacctctgtatccaggctgtatagctgggtaacctctgtatccaggctgtatagctgggtaacctctgtatccaggctgtatagctgggtaacttctgtatccaggctgtatatctgggtaacctctgtatccaggctgggtaacctctgtatccaggctgtatagctgggtaacctctgtatccaggctgtatagctgggtaacctctgtatccaggctgtatagcagtgtaacctctgtatccaggctgtatagctgggtaacctctgtatccaggctgtatagctgggtaacctctgtatccaggctgtatagctgggtaacctctgtatccaggctgtatagctgggtaacctctgtatccaggctgtatatctgggtaacctctgtatccaggctgtatagctgggtaacctctgtatcaaGGCTGTATAGcagggtaacctctgtatccaggctgtatagcagggtaacctctgtatccaggctgtatagcagggtaacctctgtatccaggctgtatagctgggtaacctctgtatccaggctgtatagctgggtaacctctgtatccaggctgtatagctaggtaacctctgtatccagactgtatagctgggtaacctctgtatccaggctgtatagctaggtaacctctgtatccaggctgggtaacctctgtatccaggctgtatagctgggtaacctctgtatccaggctgtatagctgggtaatctctgtatccaggctgtatagcacggtaacctctgtatccaggttgtatagctgggtaacctctgtatccaggctgtatagctgggtaacttctgtatccaggctgtatagctgggtaacctctgtatccaggctgtatagctgggtaacttctgtatccaggctgtatatctgggtaacctctgtatccaggctgggcaacctctgtatccaggctgtatagcagggtaacctctgtatccaggctgtatatctgggtaacctctgtatccaggctgtatagcacggtaacctctgtatccaggctgtatagctgggtaacctctgtatccaggctgtatagcacggtaacctctgtatccaggctgtatagctgggtaacctctgtatccaggctgtatagctgggtaacctctgtatccaggctgtatagctgggtaacctctgtatccaggctgggtaacctctgtatccaggctgtatatctgggtaacctctgtatccaggctgtatagctgggtaacatctgtatccaggctgtatagctgggtaacctctgtatccaggctgtatagctgggtaacctctgtatccaggctgtatatctgggtaacctctgtatccaggatGTATAGCatggtaacctctgtatccaggctgtatagcagggtaacctctgtatccaggctgtatagctgggtaacctctgtatccaggctgtatagctgggtaacctctgtatccaggctgggtaacctctgtatccaggctgtatatctGGGTATTCTCTGTATCCaggctgggtaacctctgtatccaggctgtatatctgggtaacctctgtatccaggctgtatagctgggtaacctctgtatccaggctgtatagctaggtaacctctgtatccaggctatatagctgggtaacctctgtatccaggctgtatagctgggtagcctctgtatccaggctgtatagctgggtaacctctgtatccaggctgtatagctgggtaacctctgtatccaggctgtatagctgggtaacctctgtatccaggctctatagctgggtaacctctgtatccaggctgtatagctatgtaacctctgtatccaggctgtatagctaggtaacctctgtatccaggctgtatagctgggtaatctctgctcctcctctccttccctccagactccctgcagctctctgtctctgaagaggaggttccccctgagcagcagcactgtgagcaggagtggagccCCAGTCTGGGGCAGAAGGACCCAGAGACCACACAgattaaagaggaacaggaggaagtcaggaccagtcaggaggaagagcagcttcaaGGTCTGGAGCCTGATATCATGAAGTTCATATTCACTCCTTCCTGTGTGAAAAGTGAATGTGATCAGGAGGACCAAACCAAGACtgtggagaacagagagagtgacTCTAAACCAGTGGATCTCAAACCTTTTATCACTGTGACCCACATTAAGGGTCTCAACATTCCCTGTGACTCTACAGATAATCAAAACAATGCCTCCAGCCACAGCTCAGCCGTAAGCAGCTACACAGTAGGACTTGACAGCAGTCCACTATTTGAAAAACACTGTTCCAAAACCAGCACCACATCTAGAAAAACGCACAGCTGCCGTGACTGTGGTGAAACATTTGCTAAAAAAGCTGACCTGAAGAGACATGTGACTCTCACCAAGAACAGACCCAGTGAATGCAGCTTTTGCAAAAAAAGCTACAACTCCACCTGTAAACTGAAGGCCCATGTCCGACTCTGTCACATTGGGAAACCCTGCACCTGCCCTGTTTGTGGAATGACCTTCAAACACAAAGGAATTCTGTCCAAGCACATGaggattcacacaggagagaaaccatttagctgcggtgactgtgggaaaagcttcaatcGGATGGGGCACCTAAACATGCACAAagtgactcacacaggagagaaaccatttagctgtgctgactgtgggaaaagcttcaatcGGAAGGGGCACCTAACCATGCACAAACTGAttcacaccggagagaaaccatttagctgtgctGACTGCGGGAAAAGCTTCAATCGGAAGGGGCACCTAACCATGCACAAtctgactcacacaggagagaaaccatttagctgtggtgactgtgggaaaagcttcaatcGGAAGGGGCACCTAACCATGCACAAagtgactcacacaggagagaaagcatttagctgtggtgactgtgggaaaagcttcaatcAGAAAGGGGACCTAAGGAGGCACAAActaattcacacaggagagaaacaacatggCTGCTCCGTCTGTGGTAAAGGATTCACTCAGAAGACGAATCTGCTGAGGCATGTGGATAAAGTCCACAAAGGAAGAAAACAGGACATAAACTAAAAGAAGAAATTACATTAGGACAAAGATTGTCTGTcaggctgaatcacaaccggccgtgattgggagtcccatagggcggcgcacaattggcccagcgttgtcctggtttggccggggtaggccgtcattgtaagtaagaatttgttcttaactgacttgcctagataaataaaggtcaGGTAAGTGAATAAAAAGGCAGGATGTGGACAAATCTCTTAGGAAGCAACAGTGAGTTATGGCCCCATCAAACATGCAGACGACATGGTTCTGGTTGCTTGCCTGGAGGTCAAGTCCATCTCCAGCTACTCCCAGTTCATTGACTGCCTCTTGACGTGGTTTGACAATATCTTAGGAGCTCAGTCtgggtctcaacttactattAAGACtcagaatagtagaatacaccaggtcCAATTCAgacatttggttgtgcatcagcagtttctttgtcactgacagtcactcagttAGCCATGtcagacaaagcgaaaacaggtcttcagaaatgtttgcaaatgtattaaaaaatgtaaCAGAAATACCTTCTTTACTTAACtattcaggtgcatcctgtttccattgatcatcagatgtttctacaacttgattggagtccacctgtaaattcaattgattggacatgatttggaaaggcacacacctgtctatataaggtcccacagttgacagtgcatgtcagagcaaaaaccaagccatgaggtcgaaggaattgtccgtagagctccgagacaggattgtgtc from Salvelinus namaycush isolate Seneca unplaced genomic scaffold, SaNama_1.0 Scaffold9, whole genome shotgun sequence includes these protein-coding regions:
- the LOC120043331 gene encoding zinc finger protein 37-like; the encoded protein is MSKLQMLRLILNERLTAAAVDIFGAVEKTVVEYQEENDRLRRLLRRTPEIQLCRIVPPESLQLSVSEEEVPPEQQHCEQEWSPSLGQKDPETKQIKEEQEEVRTSQEEEQLQGLEPDIMEFIFTPSCVKSECDQEDPRQEAILAEHSTLSPLKMSKLQSFQEFLNERLTAFAAVEISGVFAKMVAEYQEENDRLRRLLRITPEIQLCRIDSLQLSVSEEEVPPEQQHCEQEWSPSLGQKDPETTQIKEEQEEVRTSQEEEQLQGLEPDIMKFIFTPSCVKSECDQEDQTKTVENRESDSKPVDLKPFITVTHIKGLNIPCDSTDNQNNASSHSSAVSSYTVGLDSSPLFEKHCSKTSTTSRKTHSCRDCGETFAKKADLKRHVTLTKNRPSECSFCKKSYNSTCKLKAHVRLCHIGKPCTCPVCGMTFKHKGILSKHMRIHTGEKPFSCGDCGKSFNRMGHLNMHKVTHTGEKPFSCADCGKSFNRKGHLTMHKLIHTGEKPFSCADCGKSFNRKGHLTMHNLTHTGEKPFSCGDCGKSFNRKGHLTMHKVTHTGEKAFSCGDCGKSFNQKGDLRRHKLIHTGEKQHGCSVCGKGFTQKTNLLRHVDKVHKGRKQDIN